The following proteins are encoded in a genomic region of Fretibacterium sp. OH1220_COT-178:
- a CDS encoding EF-Tu C-terminal domain-related protein, whose protein sequence is IVPIAMEEGLRFAVREGGHTVGAGVVTKILQ, encoded by the coding sequence TCATCGTTCCGATCGCGATGGAGGAGGGTCTCCGCTTCGCGGTGCGCGAGGGCGGCCACACGGTCGGCGCCGGCGTCGTCACCAAAATTCTTCAGTAG
- the rpsJ gene encoding 30S ribosomal protein S10 gives MAKRIRIRLKAFDHRVLDTSASQIAETAESTGARVSGPIPLPTEISKVTILKSPHKDKDAREQFEMRTHKRLIDIVEPTQKTMDALMQLNLPSGVDIQIKL, from the coding sequence GTGGCTAAAAGAATCCGTATCCGTTTGAAGGCATTTGATCACAGGGTTCTTGACACGTCTGCGTCCCAGATCGCGGAGACGGCGGAGAGCACGGGGGCCAGGGTTTCCGGCCCCATCCCTCTCCCCACCGAGATCAGTAAGGTGACGATTCTGAAGTCGCCTCACAAGGACAAGGACGCGCGGGAACAGTTTGAGATGAGGACGCACAAGCGTCTCATAGATATTGTCGAGCCGACGCAGAAGACGATGGATGCGTTGATGCAGCTCAATCTTCCCTCTGGAGTCGATATCCAGATCAAGCTTTAG